The Corallococcus exiguus genome includes a window with the following:
- a CDS encoding HAD family hydrolase produces MRLRAVLFDLDGTLVDSLGDIATAMNQALTQHGLPPHPEAAYLRFVGEGVAKLAERATASAPAALQGQVLATYHAYYDTHLFDRTCAYPGVEAALAEMAAEGTRLGVLSNKSDDFVKRLAARLLPGVTFTAVYGERPGIPRKPDPTAALALAAELGVAPDACGFVGDTSVDMDTAKAAGMYGVGVTWGFRTAEELHAHGARAVVSSAGELLAALRTAAP; encoded by the coding sequence ATGCGCCTGCGCGCCGTGCTCTTCGACCTGGATGGGACGCTGGTGGACTCGCTGGGGGACATCGCCACGGCGATGAACCAGGCGCTCACGCAGCATGGCCTGCCGCCGCACCCGGAGGCCGCCTACCTGCGCTTCGTGGGAGAGGGCGTGGCGAAGCTCGCGGAGCGGGCCACGGCCAGCGCGCCGGCCGCGCTCCAGGGGCAGGTGCTGGCCACCTACCACGCCTACTACGACACCCACCTGTTCGACCGGACGTGCGCCTACCCGGGCGTGGAGGCCGCGCTCGCGGAGATGGCGGCGGAAGGCACTCGGCTGGGCGTGCTCAGCAACAAGTCCGACGACTTCGTGAAGCGGCTGGCGGCGCGGCTCCTGCCGGGGGTGACGTTCACGGCCGTGTACGGCGAGCGGCCGGGCATCCCGCGCAAGCCGGACCCCACCGCGGCGCTGGCCCTGGCGGCGGAGCTGGGCGTGGCGCCGGACGCGTGCGGCTTCGTGGGGGACACCTCCGTGGACATGGACACCGCGAAGGCCGCGGGCATGTACGGCGTGGGCGTCACCTGGGGCTTCCGCACGGCGGAGGAGCTGCACGCGCACGGGGCTCGCGCGGTGGTCTCCTCGGCGGGCGAGCTGCTGGCCGCGCTCCGGACCGCGGCCCCCTGA
- a CDS encoding GspE/PulE/PilB domain-containing protein gives MARKRIGELLVERGAITPEQLEAGLAAQRQTRQRLGVTLIGQGAITEATLAQALSEALGMPQVDLAAITPDWAAVHLLRARFCEQHDLFPYALESVGGKRQLVVAMADPLNITAIEEIEFTSGLKVSGRVTALSAVRGAILRYYHKVPVASGSRPAPARPPARAAPAPARPAVVEDDEEVIVGEELPASEKTQRTSLADLIREREEQAKRKRGGAVDKGKPRAPASGGGGGVLDDLDYLFGQAAREEPDRLEELERRFWALMRIMARKGLLSNEEFRRELDDEGGEG, from the coding sequence ATGGCCAGGAAGCGCATTGGTGAGCTGCTCGTGGAGCGCGGCGCGATCACCCCCGAGCAGTTGGAGGCGGGGCTCGCGGCGCAGCGGCAGACGCGGCAGCGGTTGGGCGTGACGCTCATCGGTCAGGGCGCCATCACGGAGGCCACGCTCGCGCAGGCGCTGAGCGAGGCGCTGGGGATGCCGCAGGTGGACCTGGCGGCGATCACCCCGGACTGGGCAGCGGTGCACCTGCTGCGCGCGCGCTTCTGCGAACAGCACGACCTGTTCCCCTACGCGTTGGAGAGCGTGGGCGGCAAGCGCCAGCTGGTGGTGGCCATGGCGGATCCGCTGAACATCACCGCCATCGAGGAGATTGAGTTCACCAGCGGACTGAAGGTCAGCGGCCGGGTGACGGCGCTGTCCGCGGTGCGCGGCGCCATCCTGCGCTACTACCACAAGGTCCCCGTGGCCTCGGGCTCCCGCCCCGCTCCGGCGCGTCCGCCCGCAAGGGCCGCTCCGGCGCCCGCGCGGCCGGCCGTGGTGGAGGACGACGAGGAGGTCATCGTCGGCGAGGAGCTGCCCGCGTCGGAGAAGACCCAGCGCACGTCGCTGGCGGACCTCATCCGCGAGCGCGAGGAGCAGGCGAAGCGCAAGCGCGGCGGCGCGGTGGACAAGGGCAAGCCGCGGGCTCCTGCGTCCGGCGGGGGCGGCGGCGTGCTGGACGACCTGGACTACCTCTTCGGCCAGGCGGCGCGCGAGGAGCCGGACCGGCTGGAGGAGCTGGAGCGCCGCTTCTGGGCGCTGATGCGCATCATGGCGCGCAAGGGCCTGCTCTCGAACGAGGAGTTCCGGCGAGAGCTGGACGACGAGGGCGGCGAGGGCTGA
- a CDS encoding fatty acid desaturase family protein: protein MTNPTRVTFGQRDASFAEDLKRRVSEYFETRNLSQRANKAMYVKALSIMGFTGGVYGLLLSGYFNAWGMLGLAVLMGVAIAGIGFCIGHDGVHGSYSDDARANAVVGLAFDVIGANSYMWRITHNVLHHTYTNIQGMDEDLTVSPQLRLSPHSEWKAYHRFQHLYAFVAYSLTTVFWVFAKDYKYFFQKDLGPYKDKKHAPAEWARLIAMKAVYYGWTLVIPWLVLDVTWWQFVVGQLAMHMTAGFILGIVFQLAHVVEDAEFPLPDTEGKVEDAWMVHQLRTTANFARKNRLLSWYVGGLNFQVEHHLFPKVCSIHYPALSEIVQATAHEHGLPYIEAKTFRSAVASHYRMLKMLSRPPAVDAAAEQSKSNLAVAA, encoded by the coding sequence GTGACAAACCCGACCCGTGTGACCTTTGGCCAGCGCGATGCCTCTTTCGCGGAAGACCTGAAGCGGCGCGTCTCCGAGTACTTCGAGACCCGGAACCTCTCGCAGCGGGCCAACAAGGCCATGTACGTGAAGGCCCTCTCCATCATGGGCTTCACGGGGGGCGTCTACGGCCTGCTGCTCAGCGGCTACTTCAACGCCTGGGGCATGCTGGGCCTGGCGGTGCTGATGGGCGTGGCCATCGCGGGCATCGGCTTCTGCATCGGCCATGACGGCGTGCACGGCTCCTACAGCGACGACGCGCGGGCGAACGCGGTGGTGGGCCTCGCGTTCGACGTCATCGGGGCGAACAGCTACATGTGGCGCATCACCCACAACGTCCTCCACCATACCTACACCAACATCCAGGGCATGGACGAAGACCTGACGGTGAGCCCGCAGCTGCGGCTGTCGCCGCACAGCGAGTGGAAGGCGTACCACCGCTTCCAGCACCTGTACGCGTTCGTGGCCTACTCGCTGACCACCGTCTTCTGGGTGTTCGCCAAGGACTACAAGTACTTCTTCCAGAAGGACCTGGGCCCCTACAAGGACAAGAAGCACGCGCCGGCCGAGTGGGCCCGCCTGATTGCGATGAAGGCCGTGTACTACGGCTGGACGCTGGTGATTCCGTGGCTGGTGCTGGACGTGACCTGGTGGCAGTTCGTGGTGGGGCAGCTGGCCATGCACATGACGGCGGGCTTCATCCTGGGCATCGTCTTCCAGCTGGCCCACGTGGTGGAGGACGCGGAGTTCCCCCTGCCTGACACGGAGGGCAAGGTGGAGGACGCGTGGATGGTGCACCAGCTGCGCACCACCGCGAACTTCGCCCGCAAGAACCGCCTGCTGAGCTGGTACGTGGGCGGGCTCAACTTCCAGGTGGAGCACCACCTGTTCCCCAAGGTGTGCAGCATCCACTACCCGGCCCTGAGCGAAATCGTGCAGGCCACCGCCCACGAGCACGGCCTGCCCTACATCGAGGCGAAGACCTTCCGCAGCGCCGTGGCGTCGCACTACCGGATGCTCAAGATGCTGAGCCGCCCGCCCGCGGTGGACGCAGCCGCGGAGCAGTCCAAGTCGAACCTCGCCGTGGCCGCCTGA
- a CDS encoding GAF domain-containing sensor histidine kinase, which translates to MKSEVLAVRPSGNLAPDAFQAFFDALDEPAAVCDVSLRIAAVNPALRRFCAMHEISVDVVAEVLASAVAPEDGQSHEFDLVLQSGTSLVLTLSRRADTVAVRVRVDTEIISGRLVVAERALLEQARTEGVLLDLGRSVAEAGGEEELVAAVARGVKELFPGRAFCIRIVDARTGGLTSLYAEGRLKEGAHEPLVLFQRSVEKTNLTQTALPQGRVTISEEVPLLFHGSTRAVSAPLVASGQLFGAINMEYPEGLDADPAHDERVLLQLASQVAVAVKNAKLIDELTFVRKYLEELLEKANALILVVNRDKQVVVFNQALSALTGLTKEQVLGRDLSSLVADSEQLRLAPVLAAAMRGESVNNLETRLLTRDGGEVRVSFATSSMQTQPGEVEGVIAIGQDVTVVKELEKRIIHAEKLASIGQLAASVVHEINNPMTAVATYADALLQRSRMTPGANPADQEKLKKILESSHRILRFTRDLVSYARPAQDRPERVSLNAVVDMAVGFCEHVVSQARVSVQREYASDVPPLAAVRANLVQVFVNLITNACHAMQPGGGVYLSTLQEGPEAVVRVRDTGTGIEQRNLSRIFEPFFTTKPEGRGTGLGLSICQGIVENHGGRLTVESTLGQGTTFTVRLPLAAD; encoded by the coding sequence ATGAAGAGTGAGGTCCTCGCCGTGCGCCCGTCCGGAAATCTGGCCCCCGACGCCTTCCAGGCCTTCTTCGACGCGCTGGACGAGCCGGCCGCCGTTTGCGACGTGTCCCTGCGCATCGCGGCCGTGAACCCCGCGCTGCGCCGCTTCTGCGCCATGCACGAAATCAGCGTGGACGTGGTGGCCGAAGTGCTGGCGAGCGCCGTCGCGCCGGAGGACGGGCAGTCCCACGAGTTCGACCTCGTGCTCCAGAGCGGCACGTCGCTGGTGCTCACCCTGTCGCGCCGGGCGGACACCGTGGCGGTGCGCGTCCGCGTGGACACCGAAATCATCAGCGGCCGGCTGGTGGTGGCGGAGCGGGCCCTGCTGGAGCAGGCGCGCACGGAAGGCGTGCTCCTGGACCTGGGCCGCAGCGTGGCGGAAGCGGGCGGCGAGGAGGAGCTGGTGGCCGCGGTGGCGCGCGGCGTGAAGGAGCTCTTCCCCGGCCGCGCCTTCTGCATCCGCATCGTGGATGCGCGCACCGGCGGCCTCACGTCGCTCTACGCGGAAGGCCGCCTCAAGGAGGGCGCGCATGAACCGCTGGTCCTCTTCCAGCGCTCGGTGGAGAAGACCAACCTCACGCAGACGGCGCTGCCCCAGGGGCGGGTGACCATCTCCGAAGAGGTGCCGCTGCTCTTCCACGGCAGCACCCGCGCGGTGAGCGCCCCGCTGGTCGCGAGCGGCCAGCTCTTCGGCGCCATCAACATGGAGTACCCGGAGGGCCTGGACGCGGACCCCGCGCACGACGAGCGCGTGCTGCTCCAACTGGCCAGCCAGGTCGCCGTCGCGGTGAAGAACGCGAAGCTCATCGACGAGCTGACGTTCGTGCGCAAGTACCTGGAGGAGCTGCTGGAGAAGGCCAACGCCCTCATCCTGGTGGTGAACCGGGACAAGCAGGTGGTGGTCTTCAACCAGGCGCTGAGCGCGCTCACCGGCCTCACCAAGGAGCAGGTGCTGGGGCGGGATTTGTCCTCGCTGGTGGCGGACAGCGAGCAGCTGCGGCTGGCGCCCGTGCTGGCGGCGGCCATGCGCGGCGAGTCCGTGAACAACTTAGAGACGCGCCTGCTCACCCGCGACGGCGGCGAGGTGCGCGTGTCCTTCGCCACCTCCTCCATGCAAACCCAGCCGGGTGAGGTCGAGGGCGTCATCGCCATTGGCCAGGACGTCACGGTGGTGAAGGAGCTGGAGAAGCGCATCATCCACGCGGAGAAGCTGGCCTCCATCGGGCAGCTCGCGGCCAGCGTGGTGCATGAAATCAACAACCCGATGACGGCGGTGGCCACCTACGCGGACGCGCTCCTGCAGCGCTCGCGGATGACGCCGGGCGCGAACCCCGCGGACCAGGAGAAGCTGAAGAAAATCCTGGAGAGCAGCCACCGCATCCTGCGCTTCACCCGCGACCTGGTGAGCTACGCGCGGCCCGCGCAGGACCGGCCAGAGCGCGTGTCACTCAACGCCGTCGTGGACATGGCGGTGGGCTTCTGCGAGCACGTCGTCTCCCAGGCCCGCGTCAGCGTGCAGCGCGAATACGCGAGCGACGTGCCGCCCCTGGCCGCCGTGCGGGCCAACCTGGTGCAGGTGTTCGTCAACCTCATCACCAACGCCTGCCACGCCATGCAGCCCGGCGGAGGGGTGTACCTGTCCACGCTGCAGGAGGGCCCGGAGGCGGTGGTGCGCGTGCGCGACACCGGCACCGGCATCGAGCAGCGCAACCTGTCGCGCATCTTCGAGCCCTTCTTCACCACCAAGCCCGAAGGGCGCGGCACCGGCCTGGGCCTGTCCATCTGCCAGGGCATCGTGGAGAACCACGGCGGACGCCTCACCGTGGAGAGCACGCTGGGGCAGGGCACCACCTTCACGGTGCGGCTGCCCCTGGCCGCGGATTGA
- a CDS encoding MotA/TolQ/ExbB proton channel family protein: MNLGFVANLSVLANAGGSNETFLQELGRRWESGQAGMYPIAVCLVVALSIIIERSIVLFGKASINKEGFLRGLKKHIYAGDLDKAINYVAGQKNTPLTNVIKAGLMNVPKGQDEVQAALDEASLRETPRLEARTGYLAMLGNAAMLAGLLGTVNGLITCFEAVANVNPADKATILANGISEAMNCTGFGLLTAIPALIAFSVLMGRTQGLINDINETSVSVLNLIVANRDKFKNLNIPASAHAHAEE, encoded by the coding sequence ATGAACCTGGGGTTTGTAGCCAATCTGTCCGTTCTCGCCAACGCCGGCGGAAGCAATGAGACCTTCCTGCAGGAGCTGGGGCGCCGCTGGGAATCCGGTCAGGCCGGCATGTACCCCATCGCGGTCTGCCTGGTGGTCGCGCTCTCCATCATCATCGAGCGCAGCATCGTCCTGTTCGGCAAGGCCTCCATCAACAAGGAAGGCTTCCTGCGCGGCCTGAAGAAGCACATCTACGCGGGCGACCTGGACAAGGCCATCAACTACGTGGCCGGCCAGAAGAACACGCCGCTGACCAACGTCATCAAGGCCGGTCTGATGAACGTGCCGAAGGGGCAGGACGAGGTCCAGGCGGCGCTCGACGAGGCCAGCCTGCGTGAGACGCCCCGCCTGGAGGCTCGCACGGGCTACCTGGCGATGCTCGGCAACGCGGCGATGCTCGCCGGCCTCCTGGGCACGGTGAACGGTCTCATCACCTGCTTCGAGGCAGTGGCGAACGTGAACCCGGCCGACAAGGCGACCATTCTGGCGAACGGCATCTCTGAAGCCATGAACTGCACGGGCTTCGGTCTGCTCACGGCCATCCCGGCGCTGATCGCCTTCTCCGTGCTGATGGGCCGCACCCAGGGCCTCATCAACGACATCAACGAGACCAGCGTCTCCGTGCTGAACCTCATCGTGGCCAACCGCGACAAGTTCAAGAACCTGAACATCCCCGCGTCCGCCCACGCGCACGCCGAGGAGTAG
- a CDS encoding ExbD/TolR family protein has product MGIKVPGKRYGKRLEHSKVFGHGGHGKKNGNADLLITPLVDMFVIIVLFLIANFSATGEVLMMTKDIVLPEAVNVKEVEMHPVVMVSNDQVSVSGTIVGRVEDLTKDEYLNIPALEEKLRDMKKQFEDLHSMAGGGETFKGDVNIQANKDVQFKVIKRVMFSCATAGYNNINFAVIQAGGAAAGEKTAAATP; this is encoded by the coding sequence ATGGGCATCAAGGTTCCCGGTAAGCGGTACGGCAAGCGGCTGGAGCACTCCAAGGTCTTCGGCCACGGCGGTCACGGCAAGAAGAACGGCAACGCGGACCTGCTCATCACCCCGCTCGTCGACATGTTCGTCATCATCGTGCTCTTCCTCATCGCGAACTTCTCCGCGACGGGCGAGGTGCTGATGATGACCAAGGACATCGTCCTTCCCGAAGCAGTCAACGTGAAGGAAGTGGAGATGCACCCGGTGGTGATGGTGTCCAACGACCAGGTCAGCGTGTCGGGCACCATCGTGGGCCGGGTGGAGGACCTCACCAAGGACGAGTACCTCAACATCCCCGCGCTGGAAGAGAAGCTGCGGGACATGAAGAAGCAGTTCGAGGACCTGCACTCCATGGCCGGCGGTGGCGAAACCTTCAAGGGTGACGTCAACATCCAGGCCAACAAGGACGTTCAGTTCAAGGTCATCAAGCGGGTGATGTTCAGCTGCGCCACGGCCGGCTACAACAACATCAACTTCGCCGTCATCCAGGCCGGTGGCGCCGCGGCCGGTGAGAAGACCGCCGCAGCCACCCCGTAA
- a CDS encoding cold-shock protein, giving the protein MASGTVKWFNDAKGFGFITQDSGGPDVFCHHTAIQSDGFRTLAEGQKVEFEVKKGPKGLQAENVRPVG; this is encoded by the coding sequence ATGGCAAGTGGTACGGTGAAGTGGTTCAATGATGCGAAGGGCTTTGGTTTCATCACGCAGGACAGCGGTGGTCCGGACGTGTTCTGCCATCACACGGCCATCCAGTCGGACGGCTTCCGCACCCTGGCCGAGGGCCAGAAGGTGGAGTTCGAGGTGAAGAAGGGCCCCAAGGGGCTCCAGGCGGAGAACGTCCGCCCGGTCGGCTGA
- a CDS encoding ExbD/TolR family protein encodes MAGGMDLGTGGKGGKKPLDTAINMVPFIDLMAVTISFLIMTAVWTQIGRLQVSQAGGASTDEEQKEETTKTVQLTLLVSATEMRLTADQSTFDPIPLTRDDKGRPDLTKLVARFKELKAQLPDQSAITLQTEDLVRYEDLVRIIDECIGSGLPQVSVSAAMG; translated from the coding sequence ATGGCCGGCGGAATGGACCTGGGCACAGGTGGGAAGGGTGGCAAGAAGCCGCTCGATACCGCCATCAACATGGTGCCCTTCATCGACCTGATGGCAGTGACCATCAGCTTCCTCATCATGACGGCGGTCTGGACCCAGATTGGCCGTCTCCAGGTGTCGCAGGCCGGCGGGGCCTCCACGGACGAAGAGCAGAAGGAGGAGACGACCAAGACGGTCCAGCTCACCCTCCTGGTGTCCGCCACGGAGATGCGCCTCACCGCCGACCAGAGCACCTTCGACCCCATTCCCCTCACCCGGGATGACAAGGGCCGGCCGGACCTGACCAAGCTGGTGGCGCGCTTCAAGGAGTTGAAGGCGCAGCTGCCGGACCAGTCCGCCATCACCCTTCAGACCGAGGACCTGGTCCGCTACGAGGACCTGGTCCGCATCATCGACGAGTGCATCGGCTCCGGGTTGCCCCAGGTGTCGGTCTCCGCGGCGATGGGCTAA